A region from the Arachis ipaensis cultivar K30076 chromosome B01, Araip1.1, whole genome shotgun sequence genome encodes:
- the LOC107604950 gene encoding uncharacterized protein LOC107604950 — protein MKLFPRLQQPGLSPNSVCKLEKSLYGLRQASRKWNLKLTKSLKSASFIKSESDHSLYTKLTTHGVTIIMVYIDDLVLTGDDLAKIESIKQLLDQKFKIKDLGDVKYFLGMEVARSSKGVHLCQCKYTMDILKDFGFLECKPDIAYAMERLSQIIDCPTNVHMQAAYSVLKYLKGCPAVGLLFLADNDLTLTGFLDTDWATFADSRKSISGHCFYLGKSLISWKSKKQSTVVRSSSEAEYRALALATCQAQ, from the exons ATGAAGCTTTTCCCTAGACTGCAGCAACCAGGACTAAGCCCAAACTCAGTGTGCAAGCTTGAGAAGTCCCTGTATGGTCTAAGACAAGCAAGCAGGAAATGGAACTTAAAGTTAACCAAATCTCTAAAATCTGCTAGTTTTATCAAATCAGAATCTGATCACTCTTTGTACACTAAGCTCACCACTCACGGTGTCACCATTATTATGGTATACATAGATGATTTGGTACTCACAGGAGACGACCTTGCTAAGATTGAGTCTATCAAGCAACTGCTAGATCAGAAGTTTAAAATCAAAGACTTGGGTGATGTCAAGTATTTTTTGGGTATGGAGGTAGCTAGATCTTCGAAGGGTGTTCATCTATGCCAATGCAAGTATACCATGGATATCCTCAAAGACTTCGGATTCTTGGAGTGCAA ACCAGACATTGCCTATGCCATGGAAAGGCTCAGTCAGATCATCGATTGTCCCACTAATGTTCATATGCAAGCAGCTTATTCTGTCTTGAAATATTTGAAAGGTTGTCCCGCTGTTGGCCTTCTTTTCTTAGCAGACAATGATCTTACTCTTACTGGATTTTTGGATACAGATTGGGCAACATTTGCTGACTCTCGCAAGTCAATTAGTGGTCACTGTTTTTATCTTGGCAAGTCGTTGATTAGTTGGAAGAGCAAGAAGCAGAGCACAGTCGTGCGATCCTCCTCTGAAGCTGAGTATCGAGCACTGGCACTTGCAACTTGCCAAGCACAGTAG